The window ataaatataaaaaaacaaaaaaaaaaactggtaaCTTTAACAGTTAAAAAATATAAGCAAGTGACTTTCGCTGATGCAATTTTTCGTTTCCAATCCAATCCTTCTAATTATTAAATTTGGCCGGCAATTTGACCTTCATTATgaaaacaccaaaaaaaaaaaaaaaaaaaaaaaaacccccactTCAAAATTTACAAATAAGCGAGTCCAAAATTCTAATTATTTTCGTCAATATTTCTCCCCGCCTAAAAAGAAAGCTTTCAACAGTCTGCCTCTTCATTCGCTCCAGTACTTCTCATCAGCATCCTTCTCGTCCTCCCGCTCATCATCTGCACCGTCCATCAAGCTCATCTTGAACCTCTTCACGTCCTCCACCGCCGCGCTCCTAAACAGCCCTACATCGACGGCTCCCGACACCATGTGGTATCCACGTGTCCCCAAATCGCGAGGCCCGTCATGGGGCATAGCGAAGCCGGCCAAGTAGGCCCCACCCCCTTTGGGGTCGGACCCCAGCACGGCCTTCTCGGCCTTTTCCATCATTTTCCTCACCTTCTTGTTCGCGGGGTCCCACAAGTACCCCATGCTGGCGCTCAGATCCAACGGCCCCATCTGAATACAGTCGACTCCATCGACGGCTGCGATGTCCTCCGCGTGCTTCACGCCCTCCTCGCTCTCCACCTGGCACATGATCAGCAGCTGGTCCTCGTAATTACTCAAATACCCCTCGTCGATGCCGTAGTTGGAGGCGCGAACGACGGTGTGGGCGGACCCGCGGACGCCGGCGGGAGGGAAGCGGCAGTAGGAGACGGCCTTCTTGGCGGCCTTGGAGGATTCGATCATGGGGAACATGATGCCTTGTGGGCCGAGATCTAGGGCTTTTTTGGCCCAAGTTGCGGAGGTCTCGGGTAAGCGAAGAATGGCGGGGGTTTGGGTGGCGGCTAGGGCGTGGAGGCAGGAGAGGGCTTCGGGGATGCCGCCGGGGCCATGCTCCATGTCGACGACGACGAAGTCGTAGCCGGAGAGGCCGGCGATCTCGGCGAGGGTGGGGGAGAAGGAGAGGAGGAAGAGGCCGTAGAGGGTCTGGCCGTTTTGGAGGCGAGATTTGAGAGTTAGGGAGGAGGGGGAGatggaggaggtggtggtggtggtaatggTGGTTGTGGCGGTGGAGGAGTGGTCGGAGGAGGCGGTGGATTTGATTGAGAAGGTGGCGGGTTTAGAGGTGAGGTTTAGGGGTTTGAGTGGGGAGATGGAATTGGGTTTGATGGGGATGATGGAGAAGGGTTTTCTGAGAGATGATTTGGTGGTTCTGATGGCGGCCGCGGCCGGATAAGTGAGTGTGGCCATAGCTGCCGGTTGGTGTTTTGGCTTATGGGAGAAGGCTCTCACTTTTCACTTCACTGACATGTGAGCTGTGTGTCGTCGCGACGCAGTTTATGTTGGTGCGAGAGGAGAGAGACTTGTCACGTTTGCACGTGCGTAGTGGACTCTTGGAGCTCTCGCCGTGTAACTGTAACCTGTATTCTACTGTAGTCTAAAGGCTGCGGTCCGCCCCGTTTCATGAAAGTCTTTCTCGTCTCAGGCATATTCCCATCTCGTGGCACGACGGGAATTGAGAAATTAGATTTTGTTAGCACACATTTAAGACAAGTTAAATTATGCAAACATCTGAATAATGATGTAAAAGGCTGAACAGATAGATATACGCTCAACTGAAATAAAATTACATGACCCAGGTCAAACATCAATAAAATTGACGTTCCACAATCCATATACCAGTTCAAATCGCCGCATAAAATGTTTACTTAGGTAACCTTAATAGGGAAAATTTCCAATACAATATCAAAAAACGAATAGAGAGACAAAATTGGCCCTGGGAATAAAGAAACGGGCTAAGGTAAGAGAAATTAGCGTACAAGTAACTGAAATGCCCAAGATTTAGTAATCTGAATTGGTAACAAGCCAATGCAAGTCACAATCTGCTCAATCAGACTTCAAACTCCCTTTTGCCATGGCAAGAGCACCTTCATAACTTTGATTTCCTCCAATAAATCCACTCATGTGAACGAAAACACATCCAGGAATCCCAGTCTCCTTTGAGAGCTCCTCGTCCCTAAGCCCCCGCCATTGTGATGCAAGAGCCTTTCGGCTCTCAAATCTATCAGGAGTGACTGCAACCGCTTGAACTCTCCAGTGTTTGCTTCTATCATCCTgcatatcatttttttattgtaatattAAAATTAGGGACTCTTCTCCATGTAAAAATTGCAGACATATTATTAGCTTCACAACTAAATGAAACGTAAAGGTGCTAAGAAAGGAGAGATATCGTAAACTAGAAATGAGGCCAGAAAGTCGTGCAAGTACACACTACACTTCCAAATGATCCCAACAAATGTTCTTTAAATCTACTTACATTTCCGATAGCTCTTAAAGAAgcttaaaatatttcaaattgcgTCAAAAGAACTTGCATAATTACAGGTAAACGAGTTTCGTAATGCCAATACTCTCTTAACATGTATTATGTGACTCCAGTTTCCTAATATTTTCTTTGCACATAATAAAGTCACAAGCAGGAATTTCCCCAATCGCCTTTCTACCACCTAAATGCATTTATACTTTATACAGATCAATGGAAGGAAAAATTACtaagataaaaattaaattaaataaaaagagcAAGGACACCAGATAAATAAAGGTACCTGATAGAGAACATATTTGATGGGCGGCTCAATCTTCATTTCCTCTTCAAGTTCAAATAAATGAAGCTTCCACTGCAGGGAATAAAATCATATAAACCGCTAAAAAACAGTTGAACGTAATGAAGAAATTGTAAAATTAATAGCATTGGCATTACACAATGATATGAGAAAGCTTAAACCAAAGAGTATTTAactgataaaaataaataatacagcATTGCATACTTACAGGGCAAAAtcgattcaaaaccatgatttcACCACTTGGATCAACACTCCATCTTGCCAAGAGACACTCCATCACGATAGATCGAGCTGGTAACCATGATTTTGCATGAAAACGGACACtctgaaattttgaaaaacaaGGTCATTGAAAAGGGATGCAAAATAAAAATTCCAACTAAAACATATCCTCATTAAAGCGTTCAACCCTTCTTTAATTTGGTTGTCCTCGGACTTGAAAGAAACATATTAAACATGAGCAAATTCTACATATCCACCAAGTCTTAATGATAGGAAGACGTACACTTAAAAATTCGCTGCCCGCAAGTTCCATTGCTCTTTGAAAGGCTTCGTTCTCCTTTTCAGATGATTGATCAGGATCTATCCAATCTAAATTCAACCTGCCCACCCTTGAAGACAAGTGTGTATTATTCACATATCTTGGAGGCTGGTCCGTATCATACCGATTGATCCCGTTGTCAACAGCATCAATTGCCTGTTACAAGTAATCGAAAGTGTCAAAAATACAGTTGGAATAACAAGAATTCATGTCAACATGAAACTGCTGAACATTAAAGAAACCAAACTGAGTAATGACAAATGACATTTCAATGAAAACTTATAGAATCAGGGCAAAAATGGCCTCATAATGGTTTTTGTTCTAATTTATAACATAACAGGCTCTCAGCATCAACAATTCCATTCGAGTTCAAATGTAGTTAAAAATTAATGGTAGCACGGCCCCCATTCTATATTCGCATAGAATATGAAGAAAAGATGCAAAATTTAGTAGTACCTCCATAAAGCTTTTGTACACAGCCAAGAACAACCGGTGCACATCGAGGTGACCTTCATCGACCTGAAGCTCCTTCGCTATTATTTCCTTCCCGAAATGCTACAAACAGATTTAACACGAGTAAAGTTACACATATGAAATTCCCATTACTTATATCCCTCAAAACAGATATGACCATTTGAAGCAAATACCTTGTAAACCAGACCAGCACTGCTCAGCTTGGTCTTAAACCCGTGCCCGAAAACCTCCTCGAAACCCTTCTGGTGATGATCGTATCGGTCCCGACTAGAATCATACACACCCCCAACGTCAAGCACAGCATCCAGAACCTCCaaaacctaaaaccctcaatcaAACAATAACATCTACGATAAGAAATCACAAATTGCTGCAAATGGTTCGAATTTCAACCAAGTAACTTAATTTATCATCaattttctcggaaaccaaaCAGAAAGTGGGAAAGGGATTGAAAACCTGGGGGTCGCGAGTGCGGACGATTTCGGCGTTGGAGAACTTGTCTGTGAGGCGAATCATGAAGCAGCCGAGGGCTTCGTCGCAGTGGAAGCTGCCGTTGTGGGTCCCCACTCGCTTAGGTGAAGTAGCGGCGGCCATGAGAGAGCGGGAGAGGTGGAGGTGTAGGCGGTGGTGGTAGGCGGGGAAGACGAATGGGAGTGTGTGCTTAAACCCTCTGCCTACTAGCGGAAGCATGCCTTTGCGGGGATCTCAACAGTCGGGGAGTTATTTctacaatttcattttttattattattttacaaTTAATTTCAcaccttagaccatctccaacccttgggctaaaagccaaattttttagcccggaaaatttagcttttagcccagaaacatcttttctgctccaacccttctactctaaaattttagcccggaattattaaagaatgaaattagcctaaatttttttcttaaatcaattttttttaaaaaaaataaatatgtagattattgtaaattaattttatgaacattttaatctaaaaaaatttaaattccgataaacatttcgcatttagcccggggggaatTTGGGGGGGAATTTGGCCCAACTTTAGCATTCCCCTTTTAGCCCAATATTTTAGCTTGGGTTGGAGGGTGTTTGGGGGGAATTTTGGGCTAAatatttggcatttagcccagggttggagtAGGTCTTATAAATGAAGTCTAGTGTCATCCACATACGTCTTattatttttcacacttctattaattttttttcattgaattttttcaattaaatttaACAAGACGGTCGAAAGTTAAAAGGGTTGTGTGAGAAATAGAAAATGGTGTGTGAAGAATACTATTCTAAGTCAAATAGTCGAATGTATTTTTCAAGGCTCCATACCTAAAAGCAGTAATAAAAATTAGAGAACATAACATGTGCCAATTAATGTTAGTAGAGTGATATTTCTTAGGTTTAAATCTAGTGTTTGAATAGTGATATTTCTCATTACTGGTAACTATGAAAAGgtattaggtttaaatttagTGAATAACGAATTTGATGCTAATTTATTCTTCTAATTCTCAGACTACGTTTGGTACTTGGGAATGGAAAGAGCTTGTGTGTTCATAGGTAGAGATGTTTCCGTAGAAACTTGAAAACGCCTCAAAGACTAACTCCAACCTTCAAGGTGCAGCACAAAGTTGGACTTGGCCTCATACATGTCCTCCAACTGTTTGATAAAAAGTTTCAAAGAAGGGTTGctcttcttttatatttttttaaatattaccTAACCGTCACACATGTGTATTTGTTAATCACATTGGCTTAGTTCTACCAGTAGCTACTGCTTCAGTAGAGAGAGCATTTTCCTCTATGAATTTTTTGAAATGTCCCTTGCATAACCAAATAGGAGATCAATAGTTGAGTGATAGTACGGTAGTATATATTGAGAGTAAATGTTTTTTCATTTATTGATAATGAAGCTATAATGCAGcgttttcaaaatataaaaacgtGTCTTGGACAATTGTAacttgtattattattatttgttctaTAAATTATGAATGATGGAaccattgtcacatcccggcccgagcccccaccacatcccgggcttgactccaccgtagcacgatattgtccgctttgggccttgATCACGccttcacgattttgtttctgggaactcatgcAAGCAGagcttcccagtgggtcacccatcttgggaatgctctcgcgcgaactcgcttaacttcagagttccaatggaacttgaagccagtgagttcccaaaaagtctcgtgctaggtagagatgagaatatacatataaggcttagaggatccattCCCCTGagagatgtgggatgttacaatccaccccctttaggggcccaacgtcctcgttggcacacatccggccagggattgcctttgataccaaattatcatattccggcccgggcccccaccacatcctgggctcaattccaccgtagcacgatattgtccactttgggccccaaccacgccctcacggttttgtttctaggaactcacacaagcagaacttcccagtaggtcacctatcctgggaatgctctcacgcaaactcgcttaacttcagagttccgatggaacccgaagccagtgagctcccaaaatgcctcgtgctaggtagagatgagaatatacatataaagcttagaggattcactcccctggacgatgtgggatgttacaactaTGATTTAATTTTTAAGGTTATTAATATCTAAAAAAATGTTTGTGAACTTTTACATGTGAcccttttaataatttttcctGAATCCGCCATTGGAGCCATGCCAAGGCTAGGCCAAGAAGTGGTCATAAAgaaaaattgtaaataaaatggaaaagaaaaatggcTAAAAGATACTTGTCAAAATtgcttttcaaattttttatttagtcATGGAaacttaaataattaatttttgttgtaTTATTTATGTtcataattggattattacttaaatgttgataaatgtactaattttttattggtgacatatcatttaacttgcaaattttgtctataaatttagtaTCTCTAACATTACCACTAAAATAAACTAGGATCGCAATTTTTATATTCCCCATTTATACAAGGGGCATTTTGTTTCCTTATCACATATGTATTTGGTTTTCTTTTCCTAATTGGTTACGATATTTTTATGTTTCCTTATTAATTATATAGGGTTAAACTCAGTTTACTACcttcaagtttcgtggttttcaacatttagtacatcaagtgtttttcgtcccagagtcatacctaaagtgttaattttgggacagtctcatacatccgttagtcaaactgttaactctgctgttaaatgatgacgtagcgcccatgtggacaatgactgggcgccacgtgtcattaaaaaaaatttaaaaattaaaataattaaaattttaattaaataaagtacttaaaaaaaaaaacataaaaaaaccaaaaccccccttttTTCCTTCCCCTTTCGTCTTCCCCACTGGAACCCCTTTTTTCCTTCTGGAAGACCCTCCACGGTTCCACCCCTCCACCCCCTTCGTCTTCTCCATTCCCTCCACCCCCTTCGTCTTCTCCATCCCCTCCACAGACAgaaccaaaaccgaaaccatgGGCTGTGAGAAGAGTGAGAGTTTCAATGGCGACACCATGGGCTGTGAGAGCCGAGCTCCCCAAAGGTCCTGATCTGTGCGCTGACCGCTCCATTCTGCAAAATGGGTCTTCCTCCGCTCGCCACCGCGACCTCGTTTTCGTCGTCAATCCCAACGGACACTCTGAGATTATAGATGATGCAAGTCGTTGTTTCAATTGTGGCTCTTACAATCACTCGTTGAAAAAATGCCCGAAGCCTCGTAACAATGCTGCTGTCAATAGTGCCCGTAAACAGCTCAAGTCCAAACGCAATCAGAATGCTGGTTCTTGCAATCCAACGCGATATTATCAGAAGTCTTCAGCAGCTGGAAAGTATGATGGTTTAAGGCCTGGAGTTCTCGATGCTGAGACGCAGAAGCTTTTGGAGACAATTCTTATTAGATTAGAGATTTATTAGGAGAATGCTCCTGTATCTATTGTATGATTCAGATCAATGAAATTATTCATTCGAGACAATTCTTTCTCGTAATATTCTTTCTTTAAAGAACCGGAGAGGAAAATGACAGTAGAATTATTTACATTTCTCTTCATTAAGTAGGCCATCACAAACACCACCATTAGACTAAAAGGTCTCACAAACCTCGCTAACATTATAAatcgttgtattaaaaaaatagccCACCATATGCGTCCGTCAAACCTCACACGGAGGATGGACGGAGGCATTGTTGGTATTTGGTTCATGTGAGAAGGGCGGATGCAAATATCAGAAATAGGTAATGCAAGGTGTGTGTTATTCTTATTCCTGACATATTTTGCGTTTGCAGAcacattagaaagaaaaaagttaatgGGTTTCACGTTAAAATCAGGCATGTCGTAACAATCATGTTTCTTTTCTCACATCATTCccaatttttcattcataacttatttcaatttttgtatCAAACAATACGACAAAATGATAAGAACTCAAGATCtcgaatatataaataaaaactcTTAACCACTTGCATTGCATGACCTTTGCCTTCCCCGTTTTCAAATAAGTAACCATGCCGTAAGTTTTTGTTTTACCTCTTGCCTTCAATAAGTTGCAACTTTGCAAGTAGAAGTTGGGGGTGAGTGGTGGTCAGTACTTTctcaaacaaaacatgaaaTAGGATAACAAAATCCTCCAAATCCAGTGACCACCATGCCCTTAACTATCAAGCTCACTTGGGCTCCCTCCACAAATCCCACATCGCATCTCCTCCCCTCAAAACTCCTCACCCCATCTGAATCCTCCTCTGCAATCTTCTTCCCCCGAGCTTCTACTCCTTCCCCACCTCATCGACCTCTCATAGCAAAATGCACGACTGGTGGCGCTGCCGGAGAGGGCGGCGGCTTGAAGAAGGCACTGAGTGGCATTGTGGGAGAGCAAGTGGAGGAGCTCTTGAAAAGAGAAGAGAACAGGGAGTTGCTCGATGGGTTGGAAAAGGCGTCTCAGAGAGTTGAGATTGCTAAGAGAGAGCTGGCTGAGATTGAAAGGCAGGAACTTGAGGCCAAGCTTGTGAGGGATTACATTGCTCAACTAGAAAGCAGAGCTTCTGAGGTTCTAAATCTTCTCAGTTCCCAACTTTTGATtcattttctgggtttttctgAATTGAGTTTTTGTTTTAGGTGCCTTTTCCTATCTCCTAGAAATTTTTCGACTGAGAATTgatattagcacttcaaaacaGTCATTAAGCACTCTATCCGCCTTATCTTCTTATCGGGATGGACTATTTTGGAGTGTCGATACCAGCTCCCACTTGGttttttgtgtaatttgtaagtgaaatggTCAGTTCATTTGTTGAAAACACTGATTTGTCATTTGCTTCAGTTGTGttaagattttgttttttggtttctaACTATCATTTTTGTTCAAATACAACGATAGTTGACATACTATATGTTGTCGGGCATCTTCTCCTGCTAAGATTATTGACTCTGTTTGCATTGAAGATTGCAGAATGTCAAAAGGAGATATCAGAAGCAAAATCCATGGTTGAAGAAGCTGAACGTGCCCTCTCACAAGACGGAGATCAACTCGGCGGCGGATATTCTTTTGCAGCGACCGAAAATAAGGAAATCGACAAGGATAAAGAGAGATGGCAATCCATAAAAGCAGCCTCAGTTTCCGCCCTAGTCGGCACTGTTGCTGCATTACCCTTCTCCTTCACTCAGGTGGCAAGCATTTCTGAGCTGATCCTCCCTCTGGGAGTCACCTTCGCCAGCTGTGCTCTATTCGGAGTCACCTTCCGATACACAATACGAAGAGACTTGGACGATGCTCATCTCAAGACCGGAGCGCCTGCAGCATTCGGAGTTGTCAAAGGGCTTGCTACACTGGATGGCGGACAGCCTTTGGAACTGAATGCCGGTAGCTTCTTTTCACATGCTTTTGATGGCGCGATTTACGTGTCTCAgagtctttttatttttctttctgctgCTGTTGCTctggattattgttttaagaCAGGGCTATTGAGTCCTTTTCCTATCAAGAACTCTCTATCAGGATCCAATTAACCAAAAGATGTTCATACGTGCGAGAAATAAGATATTTTGAGCTTTATTTCAGGAGGTAATAACAAATAACTTAATCGATAAACAAATTCGTATCAATGGTGTCGAAATGGATTCTACACTCTACATGTGAATTCATCGTTACCATCATGTTCTAATTCATATCAGTGTGCAGCTACTGATATCGGACTACCTTCTGTGTATGgtatctctctatctctctcgaCTCTTCCTCATGCGTTGAGTCTGCAGTCACGGTTGTCTTCATGGTACTTTGTCTGGGTGCTACGGCTGCGTTTTAAAATAGAAATTGCTTGCATCCAACTCTGACCTTCTAGTGTTTCCTCCTTTCATTTTCTTCCCAATCGACATTGGCACGCTCACGATCTTGTAAGGGCCTCTT is drawn from Malus domestica chromosome 14, GDT2T_hap1 and contains these coding sequences:
- the LOC103452569 gene encoding uncharacterized protein, with product MATLTYPAAAAIRTTKSSLRKPFSIIPIKPNSISPLKPLNLTSKPATFSIKSTASSDHSSTATTTITTTTTSSISPSSLTLKSRLQNGQTLYGLFLLSFSPTLAEIAGLSGYDFVVVDMEHGPGGIPEALSCLHALAATQTPAILRLPETSATWAKKALDLGPQGIMFPMIESSKAAKKAVSYCRFPPAGVRGSAHTVVRASNYGIDEGYLSNYEDQLLIMCQVESEEGVKHAEDIAAVDGVDCIQMGPLDLSASMGYLWDPANKKVRKMMEKAEKAVLGSDPKGGGAYLAGFAMPHDGPRDLGTRGYHMVSGAVDVGLFRSAAVEDVKRFKMSLMDGADDEREDEKDADEKYWSE
- the LOC103452566 gene encoding uncharacterized protein; this translates as MPLTIKLTWAPSTNPTSHLLPSKLLTPSESSSAIFFPRASTPSPPHRPLIAKCTTGGAAGEGGGLKKALSGIVGEQVEELLKREENRELLDGLEKASQRVEIAKRELAEIERQELEAKLVRDYIAQLESRASEIAECQKEISEAKSMVEEAERALSQDGDQLGGGYSFAATENKEIDKDKERWQSIKAASVSALVGTVAALPFSFTQVASISELILPLGVTFASCALFGVTFRYTIRRDLDDAHLKTGAPAAFGVVKGLATLDGGQPLELNAGSFFSHAFDGAIYVSQSLFIFLSAAVALDYCFKTGLLSPFPIKNSLSGSN
- the LOC103452568 gene encoding uncharacterized protein, whose protein sequence is MLPLVGRGFKHTLPFVFPAYHHRLHLHLSRSLMAAATSPKRVGTHNGSFHCDEALGCFMIRLTDKFSNAEIVRTRDPQVLEVLDAVLDVGGVYDSSRDRYDHHQKGFEEVFGHGFKTKLSSAGLVYKHFGKEIIAKELQVDEGHLDVHRLFLAVYKSFMEAIDAVDNGINRYDTDQPPRYVNNTHLSSRVGRLNLDWIDPDQSSEKENEAFQRAMELAGSEFLSSVRFHAKSWLPARSIVMECLLARWSVDPSGEIMVLNRFCPWKLHLFELEEEMKIEPPIKYVLYQDDRSKHWRVQAVAVTPDRFESRKALASQWRGLRDEELSKETGIPGCVFVHMSGFIGGNQSYEGALAMAKGSLKSD